From a region of the Raphanus sativus cultivar WK10039 unplaced genomic scaffold, ASM80110v3 Scaffold0034, whole genome shotgun sequence genome:
- the LOC108831208 gene encoding SPX domain-containing protein 2-like — MKFGKSLSNQIEETLPEWQDKFLSYKELKKKLKLLEPIGGGDNRPNKRSRSDPNSSDTDPTKEELDFIRLLEEELEKFNSFFVEKEEEYIIRLKELKDQVAKASNSNGDMITIKREIVDFHGEMVLLMNYSALNYTGLAKILKKYDKRTGALIRLPFIQKVLQEPFFTTDLLNTFVKECEAMLDRLFPSNKKRNLEEDKSEPTTSGTVKSETNSSDLLRLPKDLSEIEYMESLYMKSTVSALRVLKEIRSGSSTVSVFSLPPLQASGLDDDSWKTKIGALEQVAE, encoded by the exons ATGAAATTCGGCAAGAGTCTTAGCAACCAGATAGAGGAAACCTTGCCTGAATGGCAAGACAAATTTCTCTCCTACAAGGAGctcaagaagaagctgaagcTCTTGGAGCCCATAGGTGGCGGCGACAATCGCCCAAACAAGCGTTCGAGATCCGACCCAAATTCCAGCGACACAGATCCAACGAAGGAGGAACTTGATTTCATTCGCCTTCTCGAGGAAGAGCTCGAGAAATTCAATTCTTTCTTCGTCGAGAAAGAGGAAGAATACATCATTAGATTGAAG GAATTGAAGGACCAAGTGGCAAAGGCGAGCAATTCAAATGGAGATATGATTACTATAAAGAGAGAGATTGTAGACTTTCATGGAGAAATGGTCCTGCTGATGAATTATAGTGCTCTCAATTATACAG GGTTAGCTAAGATTCTCAAAAAGTACGACAAAAGAACCGGTGCTCTTATCCGACTACCATTCATCCAAAAGGTTCTGCAAGAACCTTTCTTCACCACTGACCTGCTCAACACATTTGTGAAAGAGTGTGAGGCTATGCTTGACCGCCTCTTCCCGTCTAACAAAAAACGGAATCTTGAGGAAGACAAATCAGAGCCAACAACGTCTGGAACTGTCAAGTCAGAAACTAACAGTTCTGATCTTCTCAGACTTCCAAAAGATTTGTCTGAGATTGAGTACATGGAGAGCTTGTATATGAAGAGCACTGTCTCCGCTCTAAGGGTTTTAAAGGAAATCCGCAGCGGTAGCTCAACAGTTAGCGTCTTCTCGTTGCCACCATTACAGGCTAGTGGATTAGATGATGATTCATGGAAGACGAAAATTGGTGCCCTGGAGCAAGTAGCGGAATGA